In the genome of Carnobacterium viridans, one region contains:
- a CDS encoding carbohydrate ABC transporter permease codes for MPISAKLKQKNYLSLEICYESTNVYESFIRRSLMAANQTISKKKRIYIEPYVYLVPAFLIFIVFTYWPFFRTIYRSLFLTDNRGIEKVFVGFKNYTDLLTSASFMNSILATVQFVGIVLVLGMGFGFLTAILCNRTFPGIRFFSTVYAMPMAIASSGIAMVFKTMLNQNIGIVNQLLGTDISWLADPKWALFSVAVLTGWLNSGINFLYFSAGLSAIDESLYESASVDGANSINQFFHITIPSLKPILFYTVVINIIGAFQSFGQIKILTAGGPGESTNVIVHDIYRNAFSNFRFGLASAESVLLFLIISVLTVIMFRIQRRNT; via the coding sequence TTGCCGATAAGTGCAAAGCTGAAACAAAAAAATTACCTTTCGTTAGAAATTTGTTATGAAAGTACAAATGTTTATGAGTCATTCATTAGGAGGAGTCTGATGGCAGCAAATCAAACAATCAGCAAGAAAAAAAGGATATATATCGAACCTTACGTATATCTTGTTCCAGCCTTTCTTATTTTTATTGTCTTTACGTATTGGCCTTTTTTTAGGACTATTTATAGAAGTTTATTCTTAACGGACAATCGGGGAATAGAAAAAGTTTTTGTCGGGTTTAAAAATTATACGGATCTATTAACCTCTGCTTCATTCATGAACAGCATACTTGCAACAGTTCAGTTTGTCGGAATTGTATTGGTTTTAGGCATGGGATTCGGTTTTTTGACTGCCATATTGTGTAACCGAACCTTTCCAGGTATTCGTTTCTTTTCTACCGTTTACGCTATGCCAATGGCTATTGCATCAAGCGGGATCGCCATGGTTTTCAAAACTATGCTGAATCAGAATATCGGAATTGTGAATCAGTTATTGGGGACAGACATTAGCTGGTTAGCCGATCCAAAATGGGCACTCTTTAGTGTAGCTGTCTTAACCGGCTGGCTGAACAGTGGCATAAATTTCCTTTACTTCAGTGCGGGATTGTCAGCTATTGATGAATCTCTTTATGAAAGTGCATCGGTGGATGGGGCAAATAGTATCAACCAGTTTTTCCATATTACCATTCCAAGTTTGAAGCCCATATTATTTTACACAGTAGTGATCAATATTATTGGTGCGTTCCAGTCGTTTGGACAAATTAAAATATTGACGGCAGGCGGTCCAGGAGAATCAACGAACGTTATTGTGCATGATATCTATAGAAACGCCTTTTCCAATTTCAGATTTGGGCTGGCATCGGCTGAATCTGTACTGCTTTTCCTTATCATCAGCGTTCTGACCGTCATCATGTTCAGAATTCAAAGGAGGAATACTTAA